One Halobaculum sp. CBA1158 DNA segment encodes these proteins:
- a CDS encoding cupin domain-containing protein yields the protein MTAVRTLEELTGEPHATVFPDAEPKTIRLALDAGESVAPHTHPGRDIVLHLIEGAIELQVGGATHEVTAGDVARFSGDRDISPRALDDSVAVIVLAERSEDE from the coding sequence GTGACGGCGGTCCGAACCCTCGAGGAACTGACGGGCGAACCGCACGCGACCGTCTTCCCGGACGCGGAACCGAAGACGATCAGACTCGCCCTCGACGCCGGCGAGTCGGTCGCCCCGCACACGCACCCCGGCCGCGACATCGTCCTCCACCTGATCGAGGGAGCGATCGAGTTGCAGGTCGGCGGGGCGACCCACGAGGTGACCGCCGGCGACGTTGCCCGGTTCTCCGGCGATCGAGATATCTCGCCCCGTGCCCTCGACGACAGCGTCGCTGTGATCGTCCTGGCGGAGCGATCGGAGGACGAGTGA
- a CDS encoding cupin domain-containing protein: MTATDFDAERRYDDERFSAVEAFRTDRVKAVCGYFEPGQFIPVHAPDSDVVIHVRSGTGVVRDGDEDHRVEAGDVVAVEAGTERGVRADADGRLEALLVTAPPPTDAEHEPVREGLRSGEFDPRGESA, translated from the coding sequence GTGACGGCGACCGACTTCGACGCCGAGCGGCGGTACGACGACGAGCGCTTCTCGGCCGTCGAGGCGTTCCGAACCGACCGGGTGAAGGCCGTCTGCGGCTACTTCGAGCCCGGACAGTTCATTCCGGTCCACGCGCCCGACAGCGACGTGGTGATCCACGTCCGGTCGGGGACCGGCGTGGTCCGCGACGGCGACGAGGACCACCGGGTCGAGGCGGGCGACGTGGTCGCCGTCGAGGCGGGCACCGAGCGGGGCGTGCGAGCCGACGCCGACGGACGCCTGGAGGCGCTGCTCGTCACCGCCCCACCGCCGACCGACGCCGAACACGAACCGGTGCGGGAGGGGCTTCGCTCGGGCGAGTTCGACCCGCGGGGTGAGTCGGCGTGA
- a CDS encoding DUF2237 domain-containing protein — MSDPQTDTDGVDAEEPERNVLGEPLRECSGDPETGFLRDGNCRHLARDPGRHEVCAVVTDEFLEYSRDRGNDLITPRPDLGFPGLSDGDRWCLCLPRWEEARTAGVAPPVVLAATNEAVLEEVPLATLRDHAVDAD; from the coding sequence ATGAGTGACCCACAGACGGACACCGACGGCGTCGACGCCGAGGAACCGGAGCGGAACGTCCTCGGCGAGCCGCTCCGGGAGTGCAGCGGCGATCCCGAGACCGGATTTCTGCGCGACGGCAACTGCCGCCACCTCGCCCGGGATCCGGGACGCCACGAGGTGTGCGCGGTCGTCACCGACGAGTTCCTCGAGTACTCCCGCGACCGCGGGAACGACCTGATCACGCCGCGTCCGGACCTGGGGTTTCCGGGGCTCTCGGACGGCGACCGCTGGTGTCTGTGTCTCCCGCGGTGGGAGGAGGCGCGGACCGCCGGCGTCGCGCCGCCGGTCGTTCTCGCGGCGACGAACGAGGCCGTGCTGGAGGAAGTGCCGCTGGCGACGCTCCGGGACCACGCCGTCGACGCCGACTGA
- a CDS encoding zinc-dependent alcohol dehydrogenase family protein — MRAAVLREHGEPLDVTEVDDPEPEPKGVVVEVEACGICRSDWHGWQGDWDWLGIQPQPGQILGHEPAGRVTAVGEDVTNFAEGDHVAVPFNLGDGTCMQCRTGHGNTCESPMPLGFVEPVPGAFAELVHVPAADHNLVHLPDGVDSVDMAGLGCRFMTAFHGLAHRAPVEAGDWVAVHGCGGVGLSAVHVADALGANVVAVDLDDDKLSTAEDLGAAETVNAGDADDVPGAVQALAGGGCHVSVDALGIAETCRNSVHSLGTRGTHVQIGLTTAEEEGMVSLPTDAMVMKEIEFVGSLGLPPTRYDEIFRMVARDKLDPSAVVSETVSLDDVNDKLSAMTDFGTVGIPVIDEF; from the coding sequence ATGCGAGCAGCAGTCCTGCGCGAACACGGCGAACCGCTCGACGTAACCGAGGTCGACGATCCCGAGCCCGAGCCGAAGGGGGTCGTCGTCGAGGTCGAGGCGTGCGGGATCTGTCGGTCCGACTGGCACGGCTGGCAGGGCGACTGGGACTGGTTGGGCATCCAGCCCCAGCCCGGGCAGATCCTGGGTCACGAGCCGGCGGGACGCGTCACCGCCGTCGGGGAGGACGTGACGAACTTCGCCGAGGGCGACCACGTCGCCGTGCCGTTCAACCTCGGCGACGGCACCTGCATGCAGTGTCGGACCGGTCACGGAAACACCTGCGAGAGCCCGATGCCGCTGGGGTTCGTCGAGCCGGTCCCCGGCGCGTTCGCCGAGCTGGTCCACGTCCCCGCGGCCGACCACAACCTCGTCCACCTGCCCGACGGCGTGGACTCCGTCGACATGGCGGGGCTGGGGTGCCGGTTCATGACCGCCTTCCACGGGCTGGCCCACCGGGCACCCGTCGAGGCGGGCGACTGGGTCGCCGTCCACGGCTGCGGCGGCGTCGGCCTCTCGGCGGTCCACGTCGCCGACGCCCTCGGCGCGAACGTCGTCGCCGTCGACCTCGACGACGACAAGCTCTCGACGGCGGAGGACCTCGGCGCGGCCGAGACCGTCAACGCCGGCGACGCCGACGACGTTCCGGGAGCGGTGCAGGCGCTCGCGGGCGGCGGCTGTCACGTCTCCGTCGACGCGCTCGGCATCGCCGAGACGTGTCGCAACTCGGTGCACAGCCTCGGCACGCGCGGCACGCACGTCCAGATCGGGCTCACCACCGCCGAGGAGGAGGGGATGGTGAGCCTCCCGACGGACGCGATGGTGATGAAGGAGATCGAGTTCGTCGGCTCGCTGGGCCTGCCGCCGACGCGCTACGACGAGATCTTCCGGATGGTCGCCCGCGACAAACTCGACCCCAGCGCCGTCGTCAGCGAGACGGTGTCGCTGGACGACGTGAACGACAAGCTGTCGGCGATGACCGACTTCGGCACGGTCGGGATCCCGGTCATCGACGAGTTCTGA
- a CDS encoding creatininase family protein has protein sequence MLATDDVYRLADMTWREVEAALEETRTMLLPVGSTEQHGEHMPLGVDVYMPEAVAERVARRTDCLLAPPIWYGVSPHHTFKPGTFTVRSETFQHYVRDVCVSAADWGVENVLLVNGHYLVQDPELDVVVRELTTEHGVRAFHVPLVSGFEDAATAVRTSEVSFHASEFETSMMLELFPDLVDMDRAASVDPPDDALPMTDYDAYGDNRVGWALSADRMDELTDTGNLGDASVATREKGEAMVEDVVTNVAQLVDALAGLDDETDG, from the coding sequence GTGCTCGCAACGGACGACGTCTACCGACTCGCGGACATGACCTGGCGGGAGGTCGAGGCGGCCCTCGAGGAGACGCGGACGATGCTCCTGCCGGTCGGCAGCACCGAACAGCACGGCGAACACATGCCCCTCGGGGTCGACGTGTACATGCCCGAGGCCGTCGCCGAGCGCGTGGCCCGACGGACGGACTGTCTGCTCGCGCCGCCTATCTGGTACGGCGTCAGCCCGCATCACACGTTCAAGCCCGGCACGTTCACCGTCCGGAGCGAGACGTTCCAACACTACGTCCGCGACGTCTGCGTGTCCGCCGCCGACTGGGGCGTCGAGAACGTCCTGCTCGTCAACGGACACTACCTCGTCCAGGACCCGGAACTCGACGTGGTCGTTCGCGAACTCACCACGGAACACGGCGTGCGGGCGTTCCACGTCCCGCTCGTCTCCGGGTTCGAGGACGCCGCGACGGCGGTCCGGACGAGCGAGGTGTCGTTTCACGCCTCCGAGTTCGAGACCAGCATGATGCTCGAGCTGTTCCCGGACCTGGTCGACATGGACCGCGCGGCGTCGGTCGACCCCCCCGACGACGCGCTCCCGATGACCGACTACGACGCCTACGGCGACAACCGCGTCGGGTGGGCGCTGTCGGCCGACCGGATGGACGAGCTGACCGACACTGGCAACCTCGGCGACGCGAGCGTCGCCACCCGCGAGAAGGGCGAGGCGATGGTCGAGGACGTGGTGACCAACGTCGCGCAGCTCGTGGACGCGCTCGCCGGACTCGACGACGAGACCGACGGATAG
- a CDS encoding ABC transporter ATP-binding protein produces the protein MAATTPADRDAVSESTPALVAEGVSKRFGSGGDAVLAVDDVSLTVERGSVVGLLGPNGAGKTTLIKSILGTVIPDEGTIRVLGRDVRDGRRATYADVDAMLEGARNDYWRLTVRENLRYFATIGGVAPDSVADRHDRLLERLDLADRADTPVRELSRGMKQKVSLASVLAGGAELVFLDEPTLGLDVEGSRTLRREIRRLADEEGLTVVVSSHDMQVIEDTCDRVVVMRDGSVVADDAVESLIGGVDDRRVRVESADLTPATIDRLREAVDLLAADPVVDPVSDPTAGPGRVEVAAGGDAVYELFEALRAAGVAIDRVDTLEPDLEDVFVRLTGGDAAEVADGDAVDVTDRDRDRDGDESGHARPPTAAGDLGETP, from the coding sequence ATGGCAGCGACGACGCCCGCCGACCGCGACGCGGTTTCCGAGTCGACGCCCGCACTCGTCGCCGAGGGGGTCTCGAAGCGGTTCGGCTCCGGCGGCGACGCCGTGCTGGCGGTCGACGACGTGTCCCTCACGGTCGAGCGCGGCTCGGTCGTCGGCCTGCTCGGCCCCAACGGCGCGGGCAAGACGACGCTGATCAAGTCGATCCTCGGGACGGTGATACCCGACGAGGGGACGATCCGCGTGCTCGGCCGCGACGTGCGCGACGGCCGCCGCGCCACCTACGCCGACGTGGACGCGATGCTCGAGGGCGCGCGCAACGACTACTGGCGGCTCACCGTCCGCGAGAACCTCCGCTACTTCGCGACGATCGGCGGCGTCGCCCCCGACTCCGTCGCCGACCGCCACGACCGGCTGCTCGAGCGCCTCGACCTCGCGGACAGGGCCGACACGCCGGTCCGCGAGCTCTCGCGGGGGATGAAACAGAAGGTGTCGCTGGCGAGCGTGCTCGCGGGGGGCGCGGAGCTGGTCTTCCTCGACGAGCCGACGCTCGGGCTGGACGTGGAGGGCTCGCGGACGCTCCGTCGGGAGATCCGCCGGCTCGCCGACGAGGAGGGGCTCACGGTCGTCGTGAGCAGCCACGACATGCAGGTCATCGAGGACACCTGCGACCGCGTGGTCGTCATGCGCGACGGCTCGGTCGTCGCCGACGACGCGGTCGAGAGCCTCATCGGCGGCGTCGACGACCGCCGCGTTCGGGTCGAGAGCGCGGACCTCACCCCGGCGACGATCGACCGACTCCGAGAGGCGGTCGACCTGCTCGCGGCCGACCCCGTCGTCGACCCCGTCTCCGACCCGACCGCGGGTCCCGGCCGCGTCGAGGTCGCCGCCGGCGGCGACGCGGTGTACGAGCTGTTCGAGGCGCTCCGCGCGGCCGGCGTCGCGATCGACCGCGTCGACACCCTCGAACCGGATCTGGAGGACGTGTTCGTCCGACTCACCGGCGGCGACGCGGCGGAGGTGGCCGACGGCGACGCGGTGGACGTGACCGACCGCGACCGCGACCGCGACGGCGACGAATCGGGCCACGCCCGGCCGCCGACCGCGGCCGGCGACCTGGGGGAGACGCCGTGA
- a CDS encoding ABC transporter permease: MTAADATPGDDEPRPATYLDLARAVLYREFLIFVRYPANAIGGIVISLVFFGLLFFGGRILAGRALDDSLAGIVVGYFLWTLAVGGYSSVSNDIASEVQWGTLERHVATPFGFAPVALLKGVAKVIRTFLTSAVILAVMLLVTGARLRIDPVTVVVVAGLAIVSVLGLGFAAGGITVLYKRIGNWLNLLQFGFVVLVSAPVLDEPWLRALPLAHGSAMLQRAMVDGVRLWAFPLADLALLVGVAVGYLAAGAVVFHYATRRARRLGILGDY, translated from the coding sequence GTGACGGCCGCCGACGCGACCCCCGGCGACGACGAGCCTCGGCCGGCGACGTACCTCGACCTCGCCCGGGCGGTCCTCTACCGAGAGTTCCTGATCTTCGTGCGGTACCCGGCGAACGCGATCGGCGGGATCGTGATCTCGCTGGTGTTCTTCGGGCTGTTGTTCTTCGGCGGTCGGATCCTCGCGGGTCGGGCGCTCGACGACTCGCTGGCGGGGATCGTCGTCGGCTACTTCCTGTGGACGCTGGCGGTCGGGGGGTACTCGTCGGTGTCCAACGACATCGCCAGCGAGGTGCAGTGGGGCACCCTGGAGCGCCACGTCGCCACGCCGTTCGGCTTCGCGCCCGTCGCGCTGCTGAAGGGCGTCGCCAAGGTGATCCGGACGTTCCTCACCTCCGCGGTGATCCTGGCGGTGATGCTGCTGGTCACCGGGGCGCGACTCCGGATAGACCCCGTAACGGTGGTCGTCGTCGCGGGGCTGGCGATCGTGTCGGTGTTGGGGCTGGGCTTCGCGGCCGGCGGGATCACCGTGTTGTACAAGCGGATCGGGAACTGGCTGAACCTCCTGCAGTTCGGCTTCGTCGTGCTCGTCTCCGCGCCGGTGCTCGACGAGCCGTGGCTGCGGGCGCTGCCGCTGGCGCACGGGAGCGCGATGCTCCAGCGGGCGATGGTCGACGGCGTCCGGCTGTGGGCGTTCCCGCTCGCGGACCTGGCGCTGCTGGTCGGCGTCGCCGTCGGCTACCTCGCGGCCGGGGCCGTCGTCTTCCACTACGCGACGCGGCGGGCGCGTCGCCTCGGCATCCTCGGCGACTACTGA
- a CDS encoding DUF6684 family protein, translated as MTDDSAGDTDRRDGDSASDANSDEGSADGTDSVFSGRTLSDLLVNAVPLAMLAAFVAGFELLSPAGLDTDPLVGFHAALIAGVVLVSYVAARAVVAAGGDLDGERSVSLYDDGDDGDEGDDGSDEGDVGDDGSDDEGDRDDA; from the coding sequence GTGACCGACGACAGCGCCGGCGACACCGACCGCCGCGACGGTGACAGCGCCAGCGACGCCAACAGCGACGAGGGATCCGCAGACGGCACCGATTCCGTGTTCTCCGGGCGAACGCTCTCCGACCTCCTCGTCAACGCGGTGCCGCTCGCGATGCTCGCCGCGTTCGTCGCGGGGTTCGAACTGCTCTCGCCGGCCGGCCTCGACACGGACCCGCTGGTGGGGTTCCACGCCGCGCTCATCGCGGGCGTCGTGCTCGTGAGCTACGTCGCCGCCCGCGCCGTCGTCGCCGCCGGCGGCGACCTCGACGGCGAGCGTTCGGTGTCGCTGTACGACGATGGCGACGATGGCGACGAGGGCGACGATGGGAGCGACGAGGGCGACGTGGGCGACGACGGGAGCGACGATGAGGGGGATCGCGACGACGCGTGA
- a CDS encoding NAD(P)-dependent alcohol dehydrogenase has product MEIRAAVTEEEGGAFEVQTLELEEPDANEVVVRVVGAGVCHTDMIVRDQEYPSPLPIVLGHEGSGVVESVGSAVSTVEPGDRVVMSFDSDGTCRHCREGHPAYCEDFFAHNFGGLRPDGTSPLSRDGEPVHGRFFGQSSFATHAMATERNVVPVDDDVPLELLGPLGCGVQTGAGGVINTLDPQAGSTIAVFGAGSVGLSAVMAADLKGCTDVVSIDLKRNRLEKAAELGATATVNPEAVDDVVAAVREATGGAVDYAVETTGVAAVAQQAIDSLTQRGTVGIIGAPPLGTEASFDVNDLILNGRTVTGIVEGDSTPTEFIPDLIELYRQGKFPFDELVTYYDFEEIEQAVADSESGETIKPVLRVSEP; this is encoded by the coding sequence ATGGAGATCCGTGCCGCGGTGACCGAGGAGGAGGGCGGGGCGTTCGAGGTACAGACGCTCGAACTCGAGGAGCCGGACGCGAACGAGGTGGTGGTCCGGGTCGTCGGGGCGGGCGTGTGTCACACCGACATGATCGTTCGGGATCAGGAGTACCCCTCGCCGCTGCCGATCGTTCTCGGGCACGAGGGCTCCGGCGTCGTCGAGTCGGTCGGCTCGGCGGTGTCGACGGTCGAGCCGGGCGACCGGGTCGTGATGAGCTTCGACTCCGACGGCACCTGCCGCCACTGTCGGGAGGGGCACCCGGCGTACTGCGAGGACTTCTTCGCACACAACTTCGGCGGCCTGCGTCCGGACGGGACCTCCCCGCTGTCGCGCGACGGCGAGCCGGTCCACGGCCGCTTCTTCGGGCAGTCGTCGTTCGCGACCCACGCGATGGCGACCGAGCGCAACGTCGTTCCCGTGGACGACGACGTGCCCCTGGAGCTGCTCGGCCCGCTCGGCTGCGGCGTCCAGACGGGTGCCGGCGGCGTGATCAACACGCTCGACCCGCAGGCCGGGTCGACGATCGCCGTCTTCGGAGCCGGCTCGGTCGGTCTCTCGGCGGTCATGGCCGCCGACCTGAAGGGCTGTACGGACGTCGTCTCGATCGACCTGAAGCGAAACCGCTTGGAGAAGGCGGCCGAGTTGGGCGCGACCGCGACGGTCAACCCCGAGGCGGTCGACGACGTCGTCGCGGCCGTGCGGGAGGCGACCGGCGGCGCGGTCGACTACGCGGTCGAGACGACGGGCGTCGCGGCCGTGGCTCAGCAGGCGATCGACTCGCTCACCCAGCGCGGGACGGTCGGGATCATCGGCGCGCCGCCGCTGGGGACCGAGGCGAGCTTCGACGTGAACGACCTCATCCTCAACGGCCGCACCGTCACCGGGATCGTCGAGGGCGACTCCACCCCCACGGAGTTCATCCCCGACCTGATCGAGCTGTACCGGCAGGGGAAGTTCCCGTTCGACGAGCTGGTGACGTACTACGACTTCGAGGAGATCGAACAAGCGGTCGCCGATTCCGAGTCGGGCGAGACCATCAAGCCCGTGTTGCGCGTGAGCGAGCCGTGA
- a CDS encoding nucleotidyltransferase family protein, with protein MTDPDLPIVDPAAIEQSGTRSPRVAGVVLAGGTSSRFGAANKLLATVEGEPLVRRALRTLTAAELDPVIVVVGHEAEAVREALPDDGERVVEADDYATGQAASVRRGIAAVVDAADDAAAATFLPGDMPFVDAETVRTLVDAYAAGAGDALAPAHEDRRGNPVLFDRRHFEALAGIEGDTGGRAVLLGSDDAALVAVDDRGVAVDVDTPADLARHR; from the coding sequence GTGACCGATCCCGACCTCCCGATCGTCGACCCCGCGGCGATCGAGCAGTCGGGGACGCGGTCCCCCCGCGTCGCCGGAGTCGTCCTCGCCGGGGGGACGAGCAGTCGCTTCGGGGCGGCCAACAAGCTGCTGGCGACCGTCGAGGGCGAGCCGCTGGTCCGGCGGGCCCTCCGAACGCTCACGGCGGCCGAGCTCGACCCGGTGATCGTCGTCGTCGGTCACGAGGCCGAGGCGGTTCGAGAGGCGCTCCCCGACGACGGCGAACGGGTCGTCGAGGCCGACGACTACGCGACGGGGCAGGCCGCATCGGTCCGACGCGGGATCGCCGCCGTCGTCGACGCCGCGGACGACGCCGCAGCGGCGACGTTTCTCCCGGGCGATATGCCGTTCGTCGACGCCGAGACGGTCCGGACGCTCGTGGACGCGTACGCCGCCGGCGCGGGCGACGCGCTCGCGCCGGCACACGAGGACCGCCGCGGGAACCCCGTGTTGTTCGACCGTCGCCACTTCGAGGCGCTCGCCGGAATCGAGGGCGACACCGGCGGACGGGCGGTGCTGCTGGGGAGCGACGACGCCGCGCTCGTCGCCGTCGACGACCGGGGCGTCGCCGTCGACGTCGACACGCCCGCGGACCTCGCGCGGCACCGGTGA
- a CDS encoding molybdopterin molybdotransferase MoeA produces the protein MDEIEREAAVDRLRTRFDAGPTAIEATDTGGSASETVGPEAIGGRVLTEAVVAPSTVPARPFATMDGFALAAGDDAPRRIAGRVDPADDPGALADGTAVRIATGAPLPEGADAVVPVEHATVEGDRLVGAAPVPEPGAHLFPAGASATEGEVLFEPGRRLAPRHAALLCDLGIDRLAVAPRRSAAVLATGTEIVRGDQPDRDSAMLANLLRGWGCVPTVLDPVPDERERVASAIEAAAADHDLVVTAGGTSVGAGDHVGDALADHDPLFAGVALRPGRPTTAAVVDGTPVCAFPGKPLAAHTAATLVLGPALVDSADAATVTATATSRVAFPSDSVEYAVPVALDDGDVTPVGQGDGPEALYGERFRPGRVASATRATLADGLLVTDDDVAAGDRVAVTPYGVIE, from the coding sequence ATGGACGAGATCGAGCGCGAGGCGGCGGTCGATCGCCTGCGAACGCGGTTCGACGCCGGACCGACGGCGATCGAGGCGACCGACACCGGCGGGTCCGCGAGCGAGACCGTCGGTCCCGAGGCGATCGGGGGACGGGTCCTTACGGAGGCGGTCGTCGCCCCGTCGACCGTTCCGGCGCGCCCGTTCGCCACGATGGACGGGTTCGCCCTCGCCGCCGGCGACGACGCGCCGCGGCGGATCGCGGGCCGCGTCGACCCGGCGGACGACCCGGGCGCGCTCGCCGACGGAACGGCCGTCCGGATCGCGACCGGCGCGCCGCTTCCCGAGGGAGCCGACGCCGTCGTGCCCGTCGAGCACGCGACCGTCGAGGGGGACCGCCTCGTCGGAGCCGCACCGGTACCGGAGCCGGGTGCACACCTGTTCCCGGCGGGCGCGAGCGCGACCGAGGGGGAGGTGCTGTTCGAGCCGGGGCGACGGCTCGCGCCGCGTCACGCGGCGCTGCTGTGCGATCTGGGGATCGATCGCCTCGCGGTCGCGCCCCGCCGTTCGGCGGCCGTGCTCGCGACCGGAACGGAGATCGTCCGGGGCGACCAGCCCGACCGCGACTCGGCGATGCTGGCGAACCTCCTCCGCGGGTGGGGGTGCGTGCCGACGGTGCTTGACCCGGTCCCGGACGAGCGCGAGCGCGTGGCGTCGGCGATCGAGGCCGCCGCCGCCGACCACGACCTCGTCGTCACCGCCGGCGGCACGAGCGTCGGCGCGGGCGATCACGTCGGCGACGCGCTCGCCGACCACGACCCGCTGTTCGCGGGCGTCGCGCTCCGTCCCGGCCGCCCGACGACCGCGGCGGTCGTCGACGGGACGCCCGTCTGTGCGTTTCCGGGGAAGCCGCTGGCGGCACACACCGCCGCGACGCTGGTGCTCGGACCGGCGCTGGTCGACTCGGCCGACGCGGCGACCGTGACAGCGACGGCGACGAGCCGGGTCGCATTCCCGTCCGACTCCGTCGAGTACGCGGTCCCGGTGGCCCTCGACGACGGCGACGTGACGCCGGTCGGGCAGGGCGACGGCCCGGAGGCCCTGTACGGCGAGCGATTCCGTCCCGGTCGAGTCGCCTCCGCCACTCGGGCGACGCTCGCGGACGGGCTGCTCGTCACCGACGACGACGTCGCCGCCGGCGACCGAGTCGCCGTCACGCCCTACGGGGTGATCGAGTGA
- a CDS encoding SRPBCC domain-containing protein — protein MNFNGTFELEDTTVEEVWLALSDPVLIADSLPGCEFLLHVESDDVDFEELSERASERDEELTGDPETIAERAFREGEWYAGLVQVSVGPVNPTFETVVRIDERDQPRMRASGEGSSGDSSFEMSSGMELRETDDGGVAVEWETDADVFGKVAGIGQRVINPVANRIVKRFFSGVQSTLRDLQLSDADTPDPEDADEGEGSGIVDRLLGRSSADSS, from the coding sequence ATGAACTTCAACGGCACGTTCGAACTGGAGGACACGACCGTCGAGGAGGTGTGGCTCGCGCTGTCGGACCCGGTGTTGATCGCCGACTCCCTCCCCGGCTGTGAGTTCCTGTTGCACGTCGAGAGCGACGACGTGGACTTCGAGGAGCTCTCCGAGCGGGCGAGCGAGCGCGACGAGGAACTGACGGGCGACCCGGAGACGATCGCCGAGCGGGCGTTCCGCGAGGGCGAGTGGTACGCCGGGCTGGTGCAGGTGAGCGTCGGGCCGGTGAATCCCACCTTCGAGACGGTCGTCCGGATCGACGAGCGCGACCAGCCGCGGATGCGAGCGTCGGGCGAGGGAAGCTCCGGGGACAGCTCCTTCGAGATGTCCTCGGGAATGGAGCTCCGCGAGACGGACGACGGCGGCGTCGCCGTCGAGTGGGAGACGGACGCCGACGTGTTCGGCAAGGTCGCCGGCATAGGCCAGCGCGTCATCAACCCCGTCGCCAACCGCATCGTGAAGCGGTTCTTCTCCGGGGTACAGTCGACGCTTCGCGACCTCCAGCTGTCGGACGCGGACACGCCCGACCCCGAGGATGCCGACGAGGGCGAGGGCAGCGGTATCGTCGATCGACTACTCGGGCGGTCCTCCGCCGACTCCTCATGA
- a CDS encoding (2Fe-2S)-binding protein, with protein sequence MTEHDITLTVNGTEHELTVEARTLLAHALRDELGYTGTNIGCESSLCGACTVEIDGEAVKSCTALAVQADGAEITTVEGLAEGGEMHAIQRAFQEEHGLQCGYCTPGMMMTSVEILRENPNPTREEIREGLEGNLCRCTGYQNIVNAVRNAAESMGSGAVADGGTPTGGGTAGDGPATDGGTVADACDAPGGCGCFDGDGGDSR encoded by the coding sequence ATGACTGAACACGACATCACACTCACGGTCAACGGCACGGAACACGAGCTCACGGTCGAGGCGCGCACCCTGCTCGCGCACGCGCTTCGCGACGAGCTGGGATACACGGGAACGAACATCGGCTGCGAGAGCAGCCTCTGTGGCGCGTGTACGGTCGAGATAGACGGCGAGGCGGTCAAGTCCTGCACGGCGCTTGCGGTGCAGGCCGACGGCGCGGAGATCACCACGGTCGAGGGGCTCGCCGAGGGCGGCGAGATGCACGCCATCCAGCGGGCGTTCCAGGAGGAACACGGGCTCCAGTGTGGCTACTGCACGCCCGGCATGATGATGACCTCCGTGGAGATCCTGCGGGAGAACCCGAACCCCACGCGCGAGGAGATCCGCGAGGGGCTGGAGGGGAACCTCTGTCGGTGCACCGGCTATCAGAACATCGTCAACGCCGTCCGGAACGCCGCCGAGTCGATGGGCTCGGGCGCGGTCGCCGACGGCGGCACGCCGACCGGGGGCGGCACAGCCGGCGACGGCCCGGCCACCGACGGCGGGACGGTCGCCGACGCCTGCGACGCGCCGGGCGGCTGTGGCTGTTTCGACGGCGACGGGGGTGACTCGCGATGA